In the genome of Pyxidicoccus xibeiensis, the window CAGGTGCTGCTCATCGATGAGCCGCCAGGCGATGAAGCAAAGGCGTCCGGAACCTCCAGCGCCGACAACCTCGCCTACGTCATCTACACCTCGGGAAGCACGGGACGTCCCAAGGGCGTCATGGTGCCGCACCGCACGGCGGCCAACTTCTTTGGCGCCATGGACACGCTGCTGGGCACGTCCACGCCCGGCACGTGGCTGGCCGTCACCAGCATCTCCTTCGACATCTCCGTGCTGGAGCTGCTGTGGACGCTGGCGCGTGGCTACCACGTGGTGCTGCACGACGAGCGCGCAGCCACCCGCGAGGGCAAGGCCCTTCCTCTGTCCGAGGTGCTGCGCCGCCACGCCGTGACGCACCTGCAGTGCACGCCCGCCTTTGCCCGGGGCATGGTGCTCTCACCGGAGTCGGTGCCCGCGCTCGGCTCACTGCGCCACCTGCTCGTCGGTGGTGAAGCGCTGGCCGGCCCGCTGGCCGCGCAGCTGCGCGCCGCGCTGCCCGCCGCCACCCTCACCAACATGTACGGCCCGACGGAGACCACCGTCTGGTCCTCCACCCACTCCGTCACCGAGAAGGACGCGGGCGCGGCCACCATCTCCATCGGCGCCCCCATCTCCAACACGCGGCTGTACGTGCTGGACGCATGGGGCGAGCCGGTGCCCACGGGCGCCCCCGGAGAGCTGTTCATCGCCGGAGACGGCGTGGTGCGCGGCTACCTCGGCCGCGCCGACCTGACGGCGGAGCGCTTCGTGCCCGACGCCTTCTCGGGCGTGGCGGGCGGGCGCATGTACCGCACCGGGGACCTCGCCCGGTGGCGCGCCGACGGCACGCTGGACTTCCTGGGCCGCACCGACTTCCAGGTGAAGGTGCGCGGCTTCCGCATCGAGCTGG includes:
- a CDS encoding non-ribosomal peptide synthetase, which encodes RAWNDTGRTYDSACLHQQFEAQVARTPDATALSFGDEQLTYRQLHQRVLRLSARLQQLGVRPDAPVGLSLERSADMVAGMLAILHAGGAYLPLDPDYPAERLAWMLQDSGASVLLTSLQLLGTLPTTGVQVLLIDEPPGDEAKASGTSSADNLAYVIYTSGSTGRPKGVMVPHRTAANFFGAMDTLLGTSTPGTWLAVTSISFDISVLELLWTLARGYHVVLHDERAATREGKALPLSEVLRRHAVTHLQCTPAFARGMVLSPESVPALGSLRHLLVGGEALAGPLAAQLRAALPAATLTNMYGPTETTVWSSTHSVTEKDAGAATISIGAPISNTRLYVLDAWGEPVPTGAPGELFIAGDGVVRGYLGRADLTAERFVPDAFSGVAGGRMYRTGDLARWRADGTLDFLGRTDFQVKVRGFRIELGEVEAVLSRHPSVHQAVASVHRDASGDGRLVAYVVPASGTELDTAALRDFLREHLPEHMVPSLVMALGAFPLTPNGKVDRKALPTPEQQATTRQYVAPRTQTEEQLAGLFAQVLGVARVGATDSFFELGGHSLLATQVVSRLQAALGATLPLRALFESPT